From Streptomyces chrestomyceticus JCM 4735, one genomic window encodes:
- a CDS encoding RidA family protein, with protein MISQVVVTEGVRLAHLSGQVAWDADGRPVGPGDHAAQAAQIARNLDTALAAVGATRDDIIKETVYVVDYTPALLPEIFVPLRAGTTEAPASTLVGVAALFAPEYLLEVEVVAALRTR; from the coding sequence TTGATCAGCCAAGTCGTCGTCACCGAAGGCGTACGGCTGGCGCACCTGTCGGGGCAGGTCGCCTGGGACGCCGACGGACGGCCCGTCGGACCCGGCGATCACGCGGCCCAGGCCGCCCAGATAGCCCGCAACCTGGATACGGCCCTCGCGGCGGTCGGCGCCACCCGGGACGACATCATCAAAGAAACCGTCTACGTCGTGGACTACACCCCCGCCCTGCTCCCTGAGATCTTCGTCCCACTGCGAGCAGGCACTACGGAGGCACCGGCGAGCACACTGGTGGGCGTCGCCGCCCTCTTCGCACCTGAGTACCTGCTGGAAGTCGAAGTGGTAGCGGCGTTGCGCACCCGGTAG
- a CDS encoding monooxygenase, whose amino-acid sequence MNVDVAVAGAGPTGLLLACELALAGVRTRVFERRTEPQRDSRALSLHPRSVEVIDQRGLLDRFLPLGRPVPGWHFAQLPTHLDFSTLDSRHGYSLFLAQAHTEALLAERARELGVEIERGYEVAGLSQDADGAEVEVRGRDGSVATIRARYVVGCDGGRSVVRQSADIAFPGTDETFTGVLGDFAVTDPAALDTARARGVLVAPMEDGVVRLVYLDPERIRVPSGEPVTLEEFRASLTRICGSDCGVAEPRWLSRFGNATRLAESYRAGRVLLAGDAAHIHFPAAGQGLNTGLQDAMNLGWKLAAVVNGWAPPGLLDSYDAERRPVGQSVTENTEIQTLLAELTLVPQYRRPATSLRALFDELLNMPQVNRTLAARVSALGTAYPPATPGADPLVGHRMPDIGLTAAGSEAVRVYELLPAARYVHLDLAGDAPDLGPTVTAGWGSRVTPVTVTARDAHPDLDGVTEILVRPDGHVAWATRTTDARARRAERTEALTTWAGTPS is encoded by the coding sequence ATGAACGTTGATGTGGCTGTCGCGGGCGCAGGACCGACCGGCCTGCTGCTCGCCTGCGAGCTGGCGCTGGCCGGCGTACGCACCCGTGTCTTCGAGCGCCGTACCGAGCCGCAGCGCGACTCCCGCGCGCTGAGCCTCCACCCGCGCAGCGTGGAAGTGATCGACCAGCGCGGGCTGCTCGACCGCTTCCTCCCGCTCGGCCGCCCCGTGCCCGGCTGGCACTTCGCCCAGCTCCCCACCCACCTGGACTTCTCCACGCTGGACTCCCGGCACGGCTACTCGCTGTTCCTCGCCCAGGCGCACACCGAGGCGCTGCTGGCGGAGCGCGCCCGGGAGCTGGGCGTCGAGATCGAGCGCGGGTACGAGGTCGCCGGGCTGAGCCAGGACGCCGACGGGGCCGAGGTGGAGGTGCGGGGCCGGGACGGCAGCGTCGCGACGATACGGGCCCGTTACGTCGTCGGCTGCGACGGCGGACGCAGCGTCGTACGGCAGTCCGCCGACATCGCCTTCCCGGGTACGGACGAAACCTTCACCGGCGTACTCGGCGACTTCGCGGTCACCGACCCCGCCGCCCTCGACACCGCCCGCGCGCGGGGCGTACTGGTCGCCCCCATGGAGGACGGCGTCGTCCGGCTCGTCTACCTGGACCCCGAGCGTATCCGGGTGCCGTCCGGCGAACCCGTGACCCTGGAGGAGTTCCGCGCGTCACTGACCCGCATCTGCGGCTCCGACTGCGGCGTCGCCGAACCGCGTTGGCTCTCCCGCTTCGGCAACGCCACCCGGCTCGCCGAGAGCTACCGCGCCGGCCGCGTCCTCCTGGCGGGCGATGCCGCCCACATCCACTTCCCCGCGGCGGGCCAGGGCCTCAACACCGGCCTCCAGGACGCGATGAACCTCGGCTGGAAGCTGGCCGCCGTGGTCAACGGCTGGGCCCCGCCCGGCCTCCTGGACAGCTACGACGCGGAACGCCGCCCCGTCGGACAGTCCGTCACCGAGAACACCGAGATCCAGACCCTGCTGGCCGAACTGACCCTCGTACCGCAGTACCGGCGCCCCGCCACGTCCCTGCGTGCCCTCTTCGACGAACTCCTCAACATGCCGCAGGTCAACCGCACCCTCGCCGCCCGGGTCTCCGCCCTCGGCACGGCCTATCCGCCGGCCACCCCCGGTGCCGACCCGCTGGTGGGGCACCGGATGCCGGACATCGGCCTGACCGCCGCCGGGTCGGAGGCGGTACGGGTGTACGAACTCCTCCCGGCCGCCCGGTACGTCCACCTCGACCTCGCGGGCGACGCGCCGGACCTCGGTCCGACGGTCACCGCGGGCTGGGGCTCGCGCGTCACCCCCGTCACCGTCACCGCACGGGACGCCCACCCCGACCTGGACGGCGTGACCGAGATCCTCGTACGCCCCGACGGCCACGTGGCCTGGGCCACCCGTACCACCGACGCCCGCGCCCGCCGGGCCGAACGGACCGAGGCGCTCACGACTTGGGCGGGTACGCCGTCGTGA
- the tgmC gene encoding ATP-grasp peptide maturase system methyltransferase, with protein MKDDELRGELVRRLTEAGHLPTARWRAAAEAVPRHEFLRGGFFERVPGSGATWWRPVLPGDDTWLERCYRDDSLVTQVAGTVVPADVRGEIRRAPTSSSTMPGLVLRMLEELQVADGHRVLEVGTGTGYSTALLCHRLGAGRVTTVEVDPDVATRARVALGAYGYAPELVVGDGLAGYGPSAPYDRTIATCGVLEVPGAWVEQTRPGGRILATVSGWLYASELACLTVGEGVARGRFLGGRISFMLARPHQPPPLGCLPDMRSADEEPARLAAPEVLDDWTARFVAQLAVPRAQHIGLTCADGSAEQLLLDVADGSWAALRQDGGRSLVRQGGPARLWDAVEEHVRRWRADGSPPLERFGIAVGPDGQRITWPAR; from the coding sequence GTGAAGGACGACGAGCTGCGGGGGGAGCTGGTCCGTCGGCTCACGGAGGCCGGGCATCTCCCTACGGCCCGATGGCGGGCGGCGGCCGAAGCGGTGCCGAGGCACGAGTTCCTGCGTGGCGGATTCTTCGAGAGGGTTCCCGGCTCCGGAGCGACCTGGTGGCGGCCCGTGCTGCCGGGTGACGACACCTGGCTGGAGCGCTGCTATCGCGACGATTCCCTGGTCACGCAGGTGGCCGGCACCGTCGTTCCGGCCGATGTCCGGGGCGAGATCCGCCGGGCCCCCACGTCCTCCAGCACCATGCCGGGCCTGGTGCTGCGCATGCTCGAAGAACTCCAGGTCGCGGACGGCCACCGGGTGCTGGAGGTCGGCACCGGCACCGGCTACTCCACCGCGCTGCTGTGCCACCGGCTCGGTGCCGGCCGTGTCACCACCGTCGAGGTGGATCCGGATGTGGCGACCCGGGCCCGGGTCGCTCTCGGGGCGTACGGGTATGCCCCCGAGCTCGTCGTCGGGGACGGTCTGGCCGGGTACGGGCCCTCAGCGCCGTACGACCGGACGATCGCCACCTGCGGAGTTCTGGAGGTGCCCGGCGCATGGGTCGAACAGACCCGCCCGGGTGGCCGGATCCTGGCCACCGTGTCCGGCTGGCTGTACGCCTCCGAGCTGGCCTGCCTCACCGTCGGCGAGGGTGTCGCGCGCGGCCGCTTCCTCGGGGGCCGGATCTCCTTCATGCTCGCCCGCCCCCATCAGCCGCCCCCGCTCGGCTGCCTGCCCGACATGCGGAGCGCCGACGAGGAACCTGCCCGGCTGGCCGCGCCCGAGGTGCTGGACGACTGGACCGCGCGGTTCGTCGCCCAGCTTGCGGTGCCCCGTGCCCAGCACATCGGCCTGACGTGCGCGGACGGTAGTGCCGAACAGCTCCTGCTGGATGTCGCGGACGGGTCATGGGCGGCTCTCCGTCAGGACGGGGGCCGTTCGCTGGTACGCCAGGGTGGCCCGGCGCGGTTGTGGGACGCCGTGGAAGAGCACGTACGGCGCTGGCGGGCCGACGGATCACCGCCCCTGGAGCGGTTCGGCATCGCCGTCGGGCCGGATGGTCAGCGCATCACCTGGCCGGCGAGGTGA
- the tgmB gene encoding ATP-grasp ribosomal peptide maturase — MSDTRSVLVVTGRDDPTADLVIGELHGRGVPVVRLDAGDFPHALSLAATIGSDGIAGTLTTPSRVADLRAVRSLYYRRPSGFSFPHLAEQDARFAVMQARYGLGGVLASLPGCRYVNHPHRIGDAEFKPSGLAAAASCGFRLPPTLITSDPEAARAFIGEHGSVIYKPLSAPLYRVDGVSCTVAVGEVAVEEIDDAVAGTAHLFQQRVEKVADIRVTVIGAHAFCVRIDSDLLDWRTDYDTLTYTVVRPAPGIRRSLSAYLDHFRLNFGAFDFAVDRWGRWWFLECNPSGQWAWLEPETGLPMVAAMADLLERRAVA, encoded by the coding sequence GTGAGCGACACCCGGTCCGTCCTGGTCGTGACCGGCAGGGACGACCCCACGGCCGATCTGGTGATCGGCGAGCTGCACGGTCGTGGTGTGCCTGTCGTACGCCTGGACGCCGGGGACTTCCCGCACGCCTTGTCCCTCGCGGCCACCATCGGTTCCGACGGAATCGCCGGCACGCTCACGACACCCTCCCGCGTCGCGGACCTGCGGGCTGTCCGGTCGCTGTACTACCGGCGGCCGTCCGGCTTCTCCTTCCCGCACCTGGCGGAGCAGGACGCCCGGTTCGCCGTCATGCAGGCCCGGTACGGGCTGGGCGGCGTGCTGGCATCCCTGCCGGGGTGCCGGTACGTCAATCATCCGCACCGCATCGGCGACGCGGAGTTCAAGCCCTCCGGCCTGGCTGCCGCGGCTTCGTGCGGCTTCCGGCTGCCACCCACCTTGATCACCTCTGATCCCGAGGCCGCACGAGCGTTCATCGGGGAACACGGTTCGGTGATCTACAAGCCCCTGTCGGCGCCGCTGTACCGCGTCGACGGTGTCTCGTGCACGGTGGCCGTCGGCGAAGTCGCCGTGGAGGAGATCGACGACGCGGTGGCAGGCACGGCGCACCTGTTCCAGCAGCGGGTCGAAAAGGTGGCGGACATCCGGGTGACCGTCATCGGTGCCCACGCCTTCTGCGTCCGTATCGACTCCGACCTGCTGGACTGGCGCACCGACTACGACACGCTCACCTACACCGTCGTACGTCCGGCACCTGGCATCCGGCGATCTCTGTCCGCCTACCTCGATCACTTCCGGCTGAACTTCGGAGCATTCGACTTCGCCGTGGACCGGTGGGGGCGATGGTGGTTCCTGGAGTGCAACCCGTCCGGGCAGTGGGCGTGGCTGGAGCCGGAGACCGGTCTGCCCATGGTGGCGGCCATGGCTGACCTGCTGGAGAGGAGAGCCGTAGCGTGA
- the tgmA gene encoding putative ATP-grasp-modified RiPP has protein sequence MFSHADRFPAGCPLPSGVPTLPPWGLRRMAPYPSFAPAYARTELDPETQTARYFDAEGQPVMMPGHGTSTGTNPPTNTGNPSDGAGGGGDGGGDQDTGNDSDQ, from the coding sequence ATGTTCAGCCACGCGGATCGCTTTCCCGCCGGATGCCCGCTGCCGTCCGGTGTGCCGACGCTGCCGCCGTGGGGCCTGCGGCGTATGGCGCCCTATCCCTCGTTCGCGCCGGCCTACGCACGCACCGAGCTGGATCCGGAGACGCAGACGGCGCGCTATTTCGACGCCGAGGGGCAGCCGGTGATGATGCCGGGGCACGGCACCAGCACCGGAACCAACCCGCCCACCAACACCGGCAACCCGTCGGACGGGGCAGGTGGGGGCGGGGACGGCGGCGGGGACCAGGACACCGGCAACGACAGCGACCAGTGA
- a CDS encoding MarR family winged helix-turn-helix transcriptional regulator, translated as MAAQSQYEELARQLSAIGAVKREMGRILPPDCPPASAGVLTLLDRYGEMRMSKLAELLAIDMSVTSRHVAHVAERGWIEREPDPLDKRSRLLRLTPSGRSLLAELSERYTASLARYLDDWSDSDVGRLNELLARLRTSFGDCRTRAHHEPTTRTPAE; from the coding sequence ATGGCCGCTCAGAGTCAGTACGAGGAGCTGGCCCGGCAGCTCAGTGCCATCGGTGCCGTCAAGCGTGAGATGGGGCGGATTCTGCCGCCCGACTGTCCGCCCGCCTCGGCCGGCGTGCTCACCCTGCTCGACCGGTACGGCGAGATGCGGATGAGCAAGCTGGCGGAGCTGCTCGCGATCGACATGTCGGTCACGAGCCGGCACGTGGCCCACGTCGCCGAGCGCGGCTGGATCGAGCGTGAGCCCGACCCGCTGGACAAGCGGTCGCGGCTACTGCGCCTGACGCCGAGCGGCCGGTCGCTCCTCGCGGAGCTCTCCGAGCGCTACACAGCATCACTCGCCCGGTATCTGGACGACTGGTCCGACAGCGACGTCGGCCGGCTCAACGAACTGCTCGCCCGGCTCCGTACGAGCTTCGGCGACTGCCGGACCCGGGCGCATCACGAACCCACCACCCGCACACCCGCGGAATGA